The following nucleotide sequence is from Dyella sp. BiH032.
GGCCTCGGCGAAGCTGCCGGCTTCCGCGGCCTGGACGAAGACGGCGACGCCGTCGAGCGGATCGGATGGGAGTTTATTGGCGCCCATGAGGAATCATTGAATGGAATGAATGGAGCCACTGTCGAGAGCGGTTCGCCGATATCGTACGTCCATCGCGGCCGCCGTGCCGCTTCTGTTCGGAGATTGCCCATGCATCCCGCCGCCAAGCGCATCCTGATCGTCTACGCCCATCCCGAGCCGCGTTCGCTCACCGCGCGGATGAAGGACTTCATGGTCGACCGCCTGCGCGCCCAGGGCCATGTCGTGGAGGTATCGGATCTCTACGCCATGGGTTGGAAGGCTACGCTCGACCGCGCCGACTTCGCTCACCTGGCGCCCGACGAGCGCGTCCGGCCCATGGAAGATTCGCAACACGCGCTCGAGACCGGCACGCAGGCGCCGGACGTGCAGGCCGAGCAGGACAAACTGCGCCGCGCCGACGCGGTGATCCTGCAGTTCCCGCTGTGGTGGTTCACCATGCCGGCCATCCTCAAGGGTTGGGTCGACCGCGTGTACGCGCACGGTTTCGCCTACGGCGTGGGCGAGCATTCGGACCAGCATTGGGGCGACCGCTACGGCGAAGGCATGCTGGCCGGCAAGCGCGCGATGCTGGTGGTGACGGCCGGTGGCTGGGAATCGCACTACACCGTGCGCGGCATCAACGGACCGATCGATGACCTGCTGTTTCCCATCCATCACGGTGTCCTGTTCTATCCCGGCTTCGACGTGCTACCGCCGTTCGTGGTCTACCGCGCGCACCGGATGGACGAGGCGCGCGCCGCCGGCATCGAAAGCGAGCTGGCCGCGCGGCTGGATGCCTTGTGGACGCAGGCACCCATCCCGTTCCGCCGGCAGAACTTCGGCGATTACGACATCCCGGCGCTCACCCTGAAGCCGGGCTTGGAGAACGAGGGCGCCGGTGGCTTTCGCCTGCACCTGCGCGAACCGGCCGGACACGAGCAGGGGCCGGCCGCGGCGGATCGCCGGGCGGAGGGCGCCGCCCGCGAGCGTGCAGGAGTCCGTCGACACGAAGGCAACGACGCGCTAACCGCCTAACGGTTTCCATCCAGGCATCCCGTTCACCCACGGCGGCGCGCGCGTGCCGCCGCCCGGAGAAACCTGGAGGAAACCGATGAAAGCCCTCGTATTTCACGACGTCAACGACATCCGCATGGACGACGTGCCCGAGCCGACGCTCGAACAGCCTACCGACGCCGTGGTGCGTCTCACTGCCTCGGCCATCTGCGGCACCGACCTGCATTTCGTGCGCGGTTCGCTTAAGGGCATGAAGCCGGGGACGGTATTGGGCCACGAGGGCGTGGGCATCGTGGAGCAGGTCGGCGACATGGTGCGCAACTTCCGGCCAGGCGACCGCGTGGTGATCTGTTCCTCCATTGCCTGCGGCAGCTGCGCCTACTGCCGGGCCGGCTACTTCGCCCAGTGCGACGGGGCCAACCCGGCCGGCAAGCGCGCAGGCACGGCGTTCTTCGGCGGGCCGGAGGCGTCCGGCGCGTTCAATGGCATGCAGGCGGAAAAGGTGCGCGTGCCGTTCGCCCACGTCGGCATGGTGAAAGTGCCGGACGACGTCAGCGACGACCAGGCGATCCTGGTGTCGGACATCTTCCCCACCGGCTACTACGCCGCCGACATGGCCGACATCCATCCCGGCCACGTGGTGGCGGTGTTCGGCTGCGGGCCGGTGGGGATCGCCGCCATCGTCAGCGCGCGGCTGATGGGCGCCGGCCGCATCATCGCGATCGACCACGAACCGAATCGGCTGGCGATGGCGCAGCGCCAGGGCGCGGAAGTCGTCGACTTCGATCGCGAGGACCCGGTGCAGACGGTGCTGGCGCTGACCAACGGCATCGGCGCCGACCGTGCCATCGACGCGGTGGGCGTGGATGCGGAACACGCGCATACCCACCCGGCCCAGGACGGCGATGGCCATGGCGATGGCGGCAAGGCGCATCGCTACCAGCCCGGCGATGCGCCTTCCCAGGTATTGGAATGGGCGATCGACGCCCTGGCCAAGGCCGGCACCCTGTCCATCGTCGGCGTCTACCCGGAGGAATTCACTCAGTTCCCGATCGGCAAGGCGATGAACAAGAACATCACCCTGCACATGGGCAACTGCAACCACCGCAAGTACGTGCCGCACCTGCTCGACCTGGTCGCCTCCGGCGTGTTCGATCCGGCCGACGTGCTGACCGAGGTCGAGCCCATGCACGACGCGGTGGCTGCCTATGCCGCGTTCGACCAGCGCAAGCCGGGCTGGCTGAAGGTGGAGTTGCAACCGGCCGCGTGAGGCACGCAGCCGTGGGCGGCGCCGAAGAATTACCCGATCGGGGCGGCGGCCGGGACCGCGGCATTGCGTAAGATCGTCGGCGCATGCGGTGTTTTGCTGGCCGCATGGCGCGCGCGGATGGATGGGCCTCCGCGCCTCCGAGCGGCGAGGAATGCGTGGACCGCCTGACGACGATGCAGGCCTTCGTGGCCGTGATGGAAGCCGGTTCGTTCTCCACCGCGGCCAGGCGGCTCGGCCTGGGGCAGCCGGCCGTTTCCAAGTCGATCTCGCAGCTGGAGCAGCGGCTGGACACGCGCCTGTTCGTCCGCAGCACGCGCGGGCTGCATCCCACCGAACCCGCACGGCTCTTCTACGAGCATGCGCTGCAGGCGCTGCATCACCTGGAGGAAGCCGAGCAGGCCGCGCGCGGGGAGGGCGCCGCGCTGGAAGGCGTGCTGCGCGTATGCTCGCCGGTGACGTTCGCGCGCATGCGGATCATCCCGCACCTCGGCCCGTTCCTGGCCGAGCATCCGGCGCTGACGCTGGACATCCGGCTGGACGACCGCAACGTGGACCTGCGGCGCGAAGGCGCGGACATGGCGATCCGGCTCGGGCCGCTGGACGACTCCTCGATGACCGCGCGCAAGCTGGCCAGTGCCCGCCGCGTGCTGGTCGCCTCCGCCGCCTATCTGCGGCGCCACGGCGTGCCGCGCGAACCGGTCGACCTGGCGCGGCACGAATTCGTCATCTACACGCGCGGCAAGACGCCGGCCACGGTGGACCTGCGCCGGGGCGAGGAGGCCGTGCAGGTGCCGGTTCGCGGCCGGCTGATCGTCAGCGCGATGGAGGGTTTGCGGGAGGCCGTGCTTGCCGGCCTGGGCATGGCCGCGACCTCGACGTGGGTGTTCGAAGAAGAGCTGGCGCGCGGCGAAGTGGTCGAGGTCCTGGAAGAGTGGTCGCAGCCGGCCATGGATGCGTGGGCCGTCTATCCGTCCGGACGTCTGCCGCCCGCGCGGGCGCGGGCCTTCGCCGCCTATGTGGAGCAGCTGCTCCATGCGGACTTGCCGGTGCGCTTCGGCGAGGAGCTGGACACCGGCGCTTGATCCGCGTCCGCGCCGGTCGGCGTCAGGCGCCCGGCATCGCCAGCGAATGGCCCAGGCGGCGGCCGTAGTCGACCACGGCCCGCCCTTGCGGAAGACGCGCCTGCTCATAGGCGGCGAGCGCCTCGTCCAGCGGCAGGCGCGCGAGCATGGACGCCAGCGTCATCGCGTCCCCCGCGGCCTTGGCCACGCCCATGGCGGTGTGCGGCCGCGCGATGAAAGCGGCATCGCCGAGCAGGACCATGCGGCCGTTGACCATGCGCGCGCTTTCATAGTCGTAGATCGGTTGCACGAACGGCTGCGCTTCGGCGGCTACCGCGGCGGCGAAGGGCGGCGGCAACTTGGCCTGCGCATCGGCGACCAGGGTGTCGCGCAGTGCCTGCGGCAGTTCGCCCGGCCCCAGCGACAGCGCGCCGGCATGGCGCGCCTGGCCGAGCAGCTCGCGCAAGACCTCCGCTCCCAGTGGGCGATACCACACCCAGTTGTAGCGGCGCTCGCCGGGCGCCGTCTGGCCGTCGGCGCCGGGCACGAGATAGCCCAGAGCATGAGAGCCGGGCCCCAGGTGGAAGGCCATGCGGTCGAACAGCACCTGTGCCGCGGCGGCCGGCATTTCCCGTTCCGGGATCAGGCCGCGCCAGGCGACGTAGCCGGCGTACGCCGGGTGGCTCGGCGCTGCGGCGTTGACGGCATCGCGCGTGATGGATGCCTGGCCGTCCGCGCCGATCAGCAGGTCGAAGGCGAGCGTGCGGCCATCGTCCAGCGTCACCCGGGCAGCGTCGGCATTGGCCGCGGCCGTGCGCACGGTCGCACCGGTGAGGTACTGCGGCGCGGGCAGCAAGCGGCGGAAGCCGTCGTAGAGCGAATCCCACGACATCTGCATCTGCCGGCGCGCCTCGCGCGAAACGATCCGGCCGGCGCGGTCGAGCGCGATGCGTTCCTCCGCCCAGACGCCTTGCTCGGCCAGCGCTTCGAGCCCGACCTGGCGCAGGATGCGCAGGACCTGCTCCTGCACCACCAGCCCGGCGCCGCGGCGGGCCAGGCCGTGGCGCGCGCGCTCCATCACCGTGACGTCGTGTCCTTGCCGGGCCAGCAGCACCGCCGCGAACAGGCCGCCGACGGAGCCGCCCGCGATACCGATGCGCAGGCTCACGACGGCTCCCCCTCGTGGGCCGGCGCGGCTGCGTGACCCTGGCGCCGTTGCAGCAGGCTCAGGGCGAGCGCGGCGGCGGGCAGCACGCCGCCCAGCACGGCCACACCGGTCCAGCCGTAGCGGTTCCATGCGGTCGCGCCGGCGAAGGAACCCAGGGCGCCGCCGATGAACATGGTGGTCATGAACAAGGTATTGAGGCGGCTCTTGTATTCCGGGTGCAGGCCGTAGATGACGTGCTGGTTGGAGACCAGGGCGATCTGCACGCCGAAGTCCAGCACCACCACGCCCACGATCAGCCCCCACAGGCCAGGCCAGGCGCCGAAGATCAGCCAGGCCAGGATCGTCGCTGCCGCACCCGTCGCGATCACCGGCGCCGGTCCCTTGCGGTCGGCGACGCGCCCGGCCAGCGGCGCCATCGCCACGCCCACGGCACCGACGATGCCGAACAAGCCCGCCGCGGCCGCGCCCAGATGCAGCGGCGGCTGCGCTAGGCGCGCGGCCAGTGTGGTCCAGAAGGCCGAGAACGAGGCGAACAGCAGGGCCTGGATCACGGCGGCGCGGCGAAGCACGGGTTCGCTGGTCCAGAGCCGGCGCAGCGAGCCGAGCACCTGGCCGTAGCGCAGCGGTTCGCGCGGATGGTGCGCAGGCAGGGTGCGGCGCATGAGTGCGGCGCCGATCACCGCCACGGGCACGGCGAGCCAGAACATCGCGCGCCAGCCGGCAGTGCTGGAAACGGCGCCGGCCACGGTACGGCTGAGCAGGATGCCGGTGAGCAGGCCGCTCATCACCGTGCCGATCGCGGCGCCGCGTTTCGCGGGCGACGCAAGGATGGCGGCGAACGGCACGATTTGCTGCGCGACCGTGGCGGCGGCGCCCACCAGCACCGATGCCAGCGCGAGCGTCGCCAGGTTCGGCGCGATCGCCGCGACCACCAGGGCCAGGGCGAGCACCAGGAACTGCGCCACGATCAGCCGCCGCCGCTCCAGCATGTCGCCCAGCGGCACCAGGAACAGCAGGCCGGCGGCGTAGCCGAGCTGGGTCACGGTGGGAATCCAGCCGCTGGCGCGCGGATCGTGCAGGTTCTGCCCGATCACTTCGAGCATCGGCTGGTTGTAATAGATGTTGGCGACGGCCAGCCCGGCCGCCAGGGCCATGGCAAAGAGCGTCGTCCGGGACAGCGCCGGGGCGTGATGCGTAGACATGGGGAATTCCGCGTGAGGAGGGACGCTGCGCATGGTAGGCGGCGCCCTCCGGTCGCGATACGCGGCGCCGGGGAACTTCACTCATTCCACGGGGGAATGTCTTGCGTCAGCCGAGCCGCGAGGGCGGGCGGACGTGGCGCCCGCCCTCGCGTGCAAAGTTTCAGAGCGTGAATTGGGCCGCTACGGGGAAATGGTCGGAGGGGTAGCGGCCGTCCTTCGAGGTGGTGACGGTGCGCACCCATTCGGCCTTGGCGCCGCGATAGAGGATCCAGTCGATCTGCACCGTGGGCTTGCCGGTGAAGTCGTGGAAGGTCTTCGCCGGCCCTTCCTGCTTCGGCGCGGTCTGCCATGCGTCTTTCAGCGAAGCGGTGAGGACGGCGTGGGCCTGGCTGGTCGGTTCGGTATTGAAGTCGCCGGTGAAGATTACCGGCACGTCTTGCGGCAGCTTCGCGATCCAGGCGGCGATTTCCTTCGCGCTGCGCGTGCGGGCATCCTCGTCCTGGTCACGGTAGGGGAAATGCGTGTCGAGCAGATAAAAGCGCTTGTGGTCGTCCAGGCGTTCGAACAGGGCCCAGTTCACCATGCGCGGGAACACATTGCCCCAGGTGATGCTGCCGGCCTTGTCGGGCGTGTCGGACAGCCAGAAGTCACCGGACTCGACGAGCTTGAGCCGGTCCTTCCGGTAGAAGATGCCCATGTGTTCTTCGGTGTGCTTGCCGAAGCGATCGCGGCCGAACCAGGTGTATTCCGGCAGCGCGGCGACCGTTTCGTCGGCCTGCTGCTTGAACAGCTCCTGCGTGCCGATCACGTCCGGATGGATCTGGCGGATCGTGTCGGCGAACAGCGCGCGCCGCTTGTCCCAGGCATTGGGTCCGTCCTGAGCATTCAGGGTGCGGACGTTGAAACTCATCACCGTGAGCTCTCCCGCCATGGCGGGCAAGGCGAGGGCGGCGAGGGCGAAGGACAGGGCAAGGCGGGACCAGCGGTTCATGGATGCTCCGGTGTTGCGGGTAGACGGCCGACTATAACGGCGCGATCGTGACAGTTGTCGCGAGCCGGTGGGCATAAGTGATCACGCGGAGAGGATGGCGCGAGCATACGCAGCGGTACGCATCGCGCGGACCGCCACCGTGCAAACCAGTTCGCGATTTATTTCGATGCGGCTTACTTCGATCGCAGGAATCGCAGCGCTGCCTGCTCCAGCTTCCGCCGCTGGTTGCCCAGGGTGGCCGGCACGCACTGTTGAAGGCTGCCGTCCTCCCAGCCTGAGAGCGCGCGCGGATGGATGTACGAAGCGCGGCAGACGGCCGGCGTGTTGCGCAACAGGCTCGCCACTTCGCAGACGACCTGCCGCACGGATTCCTGTCGCGCGCGCTGGCTCTCTCCGAGCGGTATGCCGGCCAGCAGGCCGATGGCATGGACCGTGCCGGCCCAGGTGCGGAAATCCTTGGCGGTGAAGTCGCCGCCGCTGGCCTCGCGCAGATAGT
It contains:
- a CDS encoding LysR family transcriptional regulator encodes the protein MDRLTTMQAFVAVMEAGSFSTAARRLGLGQPAVSKSISQLEQRLDTRLFVRSTRGLHPTEPARLFYEHALQALHHLEEAEQAARGEGAALEGVLRVCSPVTFARMRIIPHLGPFLAEHPALTLDIRLDDRNVDLRREGADMAIRLGPLDDSSMTARKLASARRVLVASAAYLRRHGVPREPVDLARHEFVIYTRGKTPATVDLRRGEEAVQVPVRGRLIVSAMEGLREAVLAGLGMAATSTWVFEEELARGEVVEVLEEWSQPAMDAWAVYPSGRLPPARARAFAAYVEQLLHADLPVRFGEELDTGA
- a CDS encoding MFS transporter, which encodes MSTHHAPALSRTTLFAMALAAGLAVANIYYNQPMLEVIGQNLHDPRASGWIPTVTQLGYAAGLLFLVPLGDMLERRRLIVAQFLVLALALVVAAIAPNLATLALASVLVGAAATVAQQIVPFAAILASPAKRGAAIGTVMSGLLTGILLSRTVAGAVSSTAGWRAMFWLAVPVAVIGAALMRRTLPAHHPREPLRYGQVLGSLRRLWTSEPVLRRAAVIQALLFASFSAFWTTLAARLAQPPLHLGAAAAGLFGIVGAVGVAMAPLAGRVADRKGPAPVIATGAAATILAWLIFGAWPGLWGLIVGVVVLDFGVQIALVSNQHVIYGLHPEYKSRLNTLFMTTMFIGGALGSFAGATAWNRYGWTGVAVLGGVLPAAALALSLLQRRQGHAAAPAHEGEPS
- a CDS encoding zinc-dependent alcohol dehydrogenase; this translates as MKALVFHDVNDIRMDDVPEPTLEQPTDAVVRLTASAICGTDLHFVRGSLKGMKPGTVLGHEGVGIVEQVGDMVRNFRPGDRVVICSSIACGSCAYCRAGYFAQCDGANPAGKRAGTAFFGGPEASGAFNGMQAEKVRVPFAHVGMVKVPDDVSDDQAILVSDIFPTGYYAADMADIHPGHVVAVFGCGPVGIAAIVSARLMGAGRIIAIDHEPNRLAMAQRQGAEVVDFDREDPVQTVLALTNGIGADRAIDAVGVDAEHAHTHPAQDGDGHGDGGKAHRYQPGDAPSQVLEWAIDALAKAGTLSIVGVYPEEFTQFPIGKAMNKNITLHMGNCNHRKYVPHLLDLVASGVFDPADVLTEVEPMHDAVAAYAAFDQRKPGWLKVELQPAA
- a CDS encoding endonuclease/exonuclease/phosphatase family protein, coding for MNRWSRLALSFALAALALPAMAGELTVMSFNVRTLNAQDGPNAWDKRRALFADTIRQIHPDVIGTQELFKQQADETVAALPEYTWFGRDRFGKHTEEHMGIFYRKDRLKLVESGDFWLSDTPDKAGSITWGNVFPRMVNWALFERLDDHKRFYLLDTHFPYRDQDEDARTRSAKEIAAWIAKLPQDVPVIFTGDFNTEPTSQAHAVLTASLKDAWQTAPKQEGPAKTFHDFTGKPTVQIDWILYRGAKAEWVRTVTTSKDGRYPSDHFPVAAQFTL
- a CDS encoding NAD(P)H-dependent oxidoreductase: MHPAAKRILIVYAHPEPRSLTARMKDFMVDRLRAQGHVVEVSDLYAMGWKATLDRADFAHLAPDERVRPMEDSQHALETGTQAPDVQAEQDKLRRADAVILQFPLWWFTMPAILKGWVDRVYAHGFAYGVGEHSDQHWGDRYGEGMLAGKRAMLVVTAGGWESHYTVRGINGPIDDLLFPIHHGVLFYPGFDVLPPFVVYRAHRMDEARAAGIESELAARLDALWTQAPIPFRRQNFGDYDIPALTLKPGLENEGAGGFRLHLREPAGHEQGPAAADRRAEGAARERAGVRRHEGNDALTA
- a CDS encoding FAD-dependent monooxygenase yields the protein MSLRIGIAGGSVGGLFAAVLLARQGHDVTVMERARHGLARRGAGLVVQEQVLRILRQVGLEALAEQGVWAEERIALDRAGRIVSREARRQMQMSWDSLYDGFRRLLPAPQYLTGATVRTAAANADAARVTLDDGRTLAFDLLIGADGQASITRDAVNAAAPSHPAYAGYVAWRGLIPEREMPAAAAQVLFDRMAFHLGPGSHALGYLVPGADGQTAPGERRYNWVWYRPLGAEVLRELLGQARHAGALSLGPGELPQALRDTLVADAQAKLPPPFAAAVAAEAQPFVQPIYDYESARMVNGRMVLLGDAAFIARPHTAMGVAKAAGDAMTLASMLARLPLDEALAAYEQARLPQGRAVVDYGRRLGHSLAMPGA